One stretch of Tachysurus fulvidraco isolate hzauxx_2018 chromosome 12, HZAU_PFXX_2.0, whole genome shotgun sequence DNA includes these proteins:
- the LOC113660295 gene encoding thrombospondin-1, whose amino-acid sequence MMLSALCLLLMLWSARGSGIAESREDNSVYDLFELAKVSKKHNGVSLVKGPDPYSPAYKILNPNLIPAIPERSFRDLIYSIQEERGFLFVANLKQAKKTRGSLFSVERIDGSGSIFELVSNGNGNTLDLIYATESGHHEISIDDARLASGSWENITLFVEEDRAQLYIGCEQINTSELDVPIHQILTQDVADVSVLRIGKGAVKSRFLGVLQNARFVFRTTLETILRNMGCESSHFIIDVVTLDNPVNGSSPAIRTDYTGHKTKDLQDICGFSCDDLASMFKELKGLGVVVKQLSNQLHQVTSENALIKTQIKKFSGVCLHNGIIYKDKDEWTVDSCTHCTCQNSATICREISCPLMPCANATVPDGECCPRCGTLNDDADDGWSPWSEWTYCSVTCGRGIQQRGRSCDRINSNCEGTSVQTRDCYLQECDKRFKQDGGWSHWSPWSSCSVTCGIGVITRIRLCNSPTPQMGGEDCQGEGRQTEPCKMSPCPINGGWGPWSLWDSCSVTCGGGLQSRHRLCNNPVPKYGGKECIGDPKGTRICSSQDCPIDGCLSNPCFAGSKCTSFPDGSWKCGECPVGYTGDGIHCQDIDECKMVPDACFTLNGVHRCENTNPGYNCLQCPPRYSGNQPFGRGSEQAMANKQVCTPRNPCEDGSHNCNKRANCIYLGVFSDIMFRCECKPGYAGNGYICGEDPDLDGWPNTDLHCVENATYHCKKDNCPDLPNSGQEDYDKDGMGDACDYDDDNDGIPDDRDNCPFVFNPRQADQDQDEVGDRCDNCPYNSNPDQIDTDKNGEGDACAIDIDGDGILNENDNCPYVYNVDQRDTDHDGVGDHCDNCPLQHNPDQIDSDSDNVGDKCDSNQDIDDDGHQNNLDNCPYIPNANQADHDKDGKGDACDHDDDNDGVPDDKDNCRLAPNPDQLDSDGDGRGDVCKDDFDQDNVPDIVDVCPENFAISETDFRRFQMVPLDPTGTSQIDPNWVVRHQGKELLQTVNCDPGIAVGYDEFNAVDFSGTFFINTDRDDDYAGFVFGYQSSSRFYVVMWKQITQTYWSHSPTKAQGYSGLSIKVVNSTTGPGEHLRNALWHTGDTTGQVRTLWHDPKKIGWKDFTAYRWQLIHRPTSGLIRVIMYEGKKVMADSGNIYDKTYAGGRLGLFVFSQEMVYFSDLKYECRDDSERNRTNF is encoded by the exons ATGATGTTGTCCGCgttgtgtttgctgctgatGCTGTGGAGTGCACGAGGCAGCGGAATAGCAG AGAGCCGAGAAGACAACAGCGTGTATGACTTATTTGAGCTCGCAAAAGTCAGTAAAAAACACAATGGAGTGAGCCTAGTAAAGGGACCTGACCCTTACAGCCCTGCTTACAAAATCCTCAACCCCAACCTGATCCCTGCCATCCCTGAGCGCTCCTTCAGGGATCTCATTTACTCCATCCAGGAGGAAAGAGGCTTCCTGTTCGTGGCTAACCTCAAGCAAGCCAAGAAGACCAGGGGCAGCCTGTTTTCTGTAGAGAGGATTGATGGCTCTGGTTCCATTTTTGAGCTTGTCTCAAATGGGAATGGCAATACGTTAGATCTGATTTATGCCACAGAAAGCGGGCACCATGAGATCTCAATTGACGACGCACGACTGGCCAGCGGCAGCTGGGAGAACATCACCCTGTTTGTGGAAGAGGACCGTGCACAGCTCTATATTGGTTGTGAACAGATAAACACAAGTGAACTAGATGTGCCTATTCACCAGATTCTGACACAGGATGTCGCTGATGTCTCTGTTCTTAGGATTGGAAAAGGAGCAGTGAAAAGCAGATTTCTG GGTGTGCTCCAGAATGCACGATTTGTATTTAGAACCACTTTGGAGACAATCCTCCGTAACATGGGATGTGAGAGCT CTCACTTCATCATAGACGTTGTGACCCTCGACAACCCAGTGAATGGCTCCAGTCCAGCAATACGCACAGATTACACGGGACACAAGACCAAAG ATCTCCAGGACATCTGTGGCTTCTCTTGTGATGACTTGGCCAGCATGTTTAAAGAGCTCAAGGGACTTGGTGTGGTTGTTAAGCAACTGTCAAATCAGCTCCACCAAGTG ACTTCAGAAAATGCTCTGATAAAGACCCAAATTAAGAAATTCAGTGGAGTGTGCCTGCATAATGGCATTATCTACAAAGACAAGGATGAGTGGACGGTGGACAGCTGCACCCATTGCACCTGCCAG AACTCTGCCACTATTTGCCGGGAAATCTCCTGCCCTCTTATGCCTTGTGCCAATGCCACTGTTCCTGACGGTGAATGCTGCCCACGTTGTGGAACCT TgaatgatgatgctgatgatggcTGGTCTCCCTGGTCCGAGTGGACCTACTGCTCAGTTACCTGTGGCCGTGGCATCCAGCAACGGGGGCGCTCATGTGATCGCATCAACAGCAACTGTGAAGGCACTTCAGTGCAGACAAGAGACTGCTACTTGCAAGAATGTGACAAACGCT TCAAGCAAGATGGAGGCTGGAGCCACTGGTCTCCCTGGTCATCATGTTCAGTGACCTGTGGCATTGGTGTCATTACTCGCatccgcctctgtaactcacccACACCACAAATGGGAGGCGAAGACTGTCAAGGAgaaggcaggcagacagaacCATGCAAGATGTCCCCTTGTCCAA TCAATGGAGGTTGGGGGCCATGGTCACTATGGGATTCTTGCTCTGTTACTTGTGGAGGTGGACTGCAGAGCAGGCATCGGCTCTGCAACAATCCTGTGCCCAAATATGGTGGAAAAGAGTGCATTGGCGATCCCAAAGGCACCCGTATATGCAGCTCTCAAGACTGTCCCATTG ATGGCTGCCTTTCCAACCCTTGCTTTGCTGGTTCTAAGTGCACCAGCTTTCCTGATGGCTCCTGGAAGTGTGGGGAGTGTCCAGTTGGCTATACTGGAGATGGAATTCATTGTCAAGACATTGATGAG TGCAAAATGGTTCCTGACGCTTGCTTCACGCTCAATGGAGTCCATCGTTGTGAGAACACAAATCCAGGCTATAACTGCCTACAATGTCCTCCTCGCTACTCTGGAAATCAGCCTTTTGGCAGAGGCAGTGAGCAAGCAATGGCCAATAAACAG GTCTGTACACCCAGGAACCCATGTGAGGACGGCAGCCATAACTGTAACAAAAGGGccaattgtatttatttgggCGTTTTCTCTGACATCATGTTTCGCTGCGAATGCAAGCCAGGCTACGCTGGTAATGGTTATATATGTGGAGAGGACCCTGACCTGGATGGCTGGCCCAACACTGATCTCCACTGTGTTGAAAATGCCACCTACCACTGCAAGAAG GACAACTGCCCTGACCTACCCAACTCTGGGCAAGAGGACTATGACAAAGATGGAATGGGAGATGCttgtgattatgatgatgacaatgatggGATCCCTGATGATAGG GACAACTGCCCATTTGTCTTCAACCCAAGGCAAGCTGATCAAGACCAAGATGAAGTCGGTGATCGCTGTGATAACTGCCCATATAACAGCAATCCAGACCAGATTGACACAGACAAAAATGGAGAAGGCGATGCTTGTGCAATTGATATTGATGGTGATG GTATTCTGAATGAAAACGACAACTGCCCGTACGTGTACAATGTTGACCAGAGAGACACTGACCATGATGGGGTTGGAGACCACTGTGACAACTGTCCATTGCAGCACAACCCTGATCAG ATTGACTCTGATTCAGATAATGTGGGTGACAAATGCGACAGCAATCAGGACATTGATGACGATGGTCACCAGAATAATCTAGACAACTGCCCATACATCCCCAATGCCAACCAGGCTGATCATGACAAAGATGGAAAGGGTGATGCATGCGAccatgatgatgacaatgatggTGTGCCTGATGACAAAGATAACTGTAGACTGGCCCCTAATCCAGATCAGTTAGATTCTGATG GTGATGGACGTGGTGATGTTTGCAAGGATGACTTTGACCAAGATAATGTCCCTGATATTGTGGATGTTTGTCCAGAGAACTTTGCCATCAGTGAAACAGATTTCCGTAGGTTTCAGATGGTTCCTCTAGACCCTACAGGAACTTCACAAATTGATCCTAACTGGGTGGTCCGCCATCAGGGTAAAGAGCTTCTTCAGACAGTTAATTGCGACCCTGGCATTGCTGTTG GATATGATGAATTTAATGCAGTGGATTTTAGTGGAACATTCTTCATCAACACTGACCGAGATGATGATTATGCTGGATTTGTGTTTGGATATCAGTCCAGCTCTCGCTTCTATGTAGTGATGTGGAAACAGATCACACAGACCTACTGGTCTCACTCACCCACAAAAGCTCAGGGCTACTCTGGACTGTCCATCAAAGTTGTCAATTCTACCACTGGTCCAGGAGAACACCTTAGGAATGCTTTGTGGCATACGGGAGACACAACCGGACAG GTGCGTACTTTGTGGCATGACCCTAAGAAAATTGGTTGGAAAGATTTCACTGCCTACAGATGGCAACTGATCCATAGACCCACTAGTGGACTTATCAG AGTCATCATGTATGAAGGCAAGAAAGTCATGGCAGATTCTGGAAATATATATGACAAGACATATGCTGGTGGAAGACTTGGTCTTTTTGTCTTCTCTCAGGAGATGGTTTACTTTTCAGACCTTAAATATGAATGTCGAG aCGATTCTGAAAGGAACAGGACGAATTTTTAA